ggcaacccgtcccaatgcctgactgctctttctgagaagaaatgtctcctcatttccagcctgaacttcccctggcacaacttgaggccactccctctagtcctgtcactggttacctgtgagaagaggccgacccccagctccccacaccttcctttcaggcagttgcagggagcaatgaggtctgccctgagcctcctcttctccagacacaacaaccccagttcccacagccgctcctcataggagGTTGGGCTAGAAACCTCctgagatcccttccaacccaagttgTCCTGTGGTCCTATAATATATGAGCTTTGAGATCTAGCCCTTTGGTAGCAGAGTACTGGATGAGTACTGGATTTTGTACTTTTCATGTTTAGGGCAGTCACATAGTGAGGGAAATCTTTGATTggacatttaaaataatccttttttgGAATAGCTTATTGCTTGAAGTACTCATTCGGGTTATATATTTGCGTACTTTAATGTTGAAAAAAGTCagtgaagctttttttctttataaccctttcttcccatttctttttttattttggattaatGTGCTTTAACTGCAAGGTTACTGTACAAAAGGTGTAAATTTCAAAATCTGGCCTTATGCTGAAAACCAGATGACTGTGGTTTGCAGTCCTTGACATAGTTTCTTGCATTGGATCTCCCTTCATGTTAGAAAACAGGTACCCAAAAAGATTTCAGATGCTAAAGGACATATTAGAGTTCCTGCAGGTTTTCTGCCAGGACATTTGGTTGGAGGGAAGGAGATGCAGTCTACTCcagtttcattgtttttgtggtttttttttttttttttttttttttttttttctgaagtcagttAATGTATTCCCAAGTGAAGTATTGGCAAATAACTCTGtgtaaagattatttttgaaatgcatattttaaaatagatttctgaACTTATACTTAAGTTCAGGAATACATTTTTAGAAGTGCATCCTAGGATATAACTTACAATGTATACATGactgatgcttttttcttaCAGTGTGTACATGTGGGAGCAGGCAGGTTCAGAGTTTCCAAGGCAGCAACAGAAGTAGTCTTAAATGTTCCTGAGACTAGGGTGAGTCCTCTGGAAAATGGCTTGCAAGTAGCTTCTGAAGACTCTGGACTTTCAACATGCACAGTAGGTAACTTGTAAAGGGAATGTTTTTTCATAACTTTGTGTATGTTCATTTCCTTGTGGAACTAAGTTGGATTCTATCAAAGTTTACTAGCAATTATTCCTAAGTTATAAGATGGGAAATTAAGATTTTCCTAAATGATTTGTGATTCGATTTTTGTGaagatcattttttctttttccttgaaaatctgggtctcttaaggaaaaaaaaaacatttaaaagtagGTCTTGAAAATCTAAGTTTAGCTTgtacaggaaaaacagcaaagctgcATGATTGGCtgataaaatgatttcttttttcccccaatgaGGTTGGACTTTGGATTGATGCTGGAAGCAGGtatgaaaatgagaagaacaATGGAACTGCTCACTTTCTTGAGCATATGGCTTTCAAGGTGAGTATGAGTATTGGCTTACAAATTTATGATGAATTTCTAAGCTAGTTATCTTTAGAGATCAGTGATGGGAACTTTGTCAGAATTGTCTAAATACAGTTTACAAATcgaggagagaggggaaaccAACTCAGACTTGGTTTCAGTTAGAAAATGAAGCTAAATTCCTAGTTGTGTGCAGCTGATACACAAATACATTAGTAACACAACTctatttttaacttgcttttacCTTGTAGTTTTCTTAAGACACACAGTCTACCTTTTGCCagctctttattttcatttgggaGCATAGTAGGATTTATATTTGACTTTCAACATGGGAGAGATTAGCAtgacagttttcatttcagaagactttcttccttttggcTTTGACTTTTGTAGACAAGCAGTAGTAATTTTTGAGTGGGTGAATTCAAGGGTTTAGtttgacttttttgttgttttgtttcagggaACAAAAAAGAGATCTCAGTTAGACCTTGAACTAGAAATTGAGAACATGGGAGCTCATCTGAATGCCTATACGTCCAGGGAACAAACAGTGTATTATGCAAAGGCTTTTTCAAAAGATTTGCCAAGAGGTAACTGCTTTCATTCATTAGAGAAGTAGCAAAGACCAAAAAATGCTTATCCAGCTCCAGATGAGGCATAAGAGTGATGCTTTTGCAGCCTAACAGAGCCATCTTTCCTGGGCAAAAAGTCCCTTCTTCAACTTCACAGGAATGTGAGGATGCAGATTTGGAAAGGAGTTGTGCTAACAGTGAAGTTGAtacttgaaacatttttgtgagctagattttttccccctacccCAGAAATGCCTTTTGGACTTCTCCCTTCCTGCAGAGCAAGTGTCTTTTAAAGTAAAGCTGTAGCATTTTagcatccttaaaaaaaaatcagatttttaaaaaattccaaGCTGCAATTCTTACTAGTACCTTTTGGGTCACTTGGGCTTTGGGGTgagttttacttttaaaaccagatttttctagtagtttgaaaataatttctattcctatctttattttcaattaGCTGTGGAAATTCTTGCTGACATAATTCAGAACAGCACCCTGGGAGAAGCAGAGATCGAGCGTGAGCGAGGAGTTATACTTAGAGAGATGCAAGAGGTTGAAACCAATTTACAGGAAGTTGTCTTTGATTACCTTCATGCTACGGCCTATCAGAAAACAGCCCTAGGAAGGACGATTTTAGGACCCACAGAAAACATTAAGTATGTCCAAGTTTGTGGCCGTTTCAATTGTGTGGCAacttttctatatttaaaagatCCCTCTGAAAATGTGGAGAACAACGTCAGTTGTATTTTTTAACTCCGGAAGGTAGATGAAGTTGTGCTGGACATAACTGTAAGAATTTCCTATTGCTTTAGTTCTCCTTTTCGAGGCATCATGGTGTATGTGAATTTCACATATCTACTGCACATCTTCATTATTTGACATTATTTCTCCggttcattaaaaatgcatctgaCACAAAATTGCAAGTGCTGCTTTTTCCCATCATCCAGGTGTTGGCGTtaccagaaataaaactgtgttcACACTGCTCTTTCAGCAGTTGTTTATActggtgcagagcaggagatTACTAAGCATACTGTGTTAAAATTGGCATGGGATCATTAGTGGATCTTATCTCTTACATGAGTGAGATCACCAGGGAGCTGAGTTGTAATTCTTATTCTTTATCAGGAAGCTGTAAgagctttgaaaggaaaaatgtgtaaaGTTCCAGTTTCCTGTTTAGGAAGCTGTCCTTATTTTAGCTTTTTGCATCTGTGCATTGGCAGAACTTATAATTATTCTGATACtatattattctgtatttctatttcttttttggaaaaaacCTTTACTGACATGGCAGTGATGTTTCCTTGACTGTTTCTAGATCCATAAACCGCAATGACTTGGTGGAGTACATAACAACACATTACAAAGGACCCAGAATAGTCCTGGCCGCTGCTGGAGGTTAGTATGAGATATTCACCCTTGGTCATGTGAAACTGTACTTAAAACCACAGTCTTTTAAGTTTCAGGGAGCAACATGCTGAATTGCCCATTGTTCAGTACGTCCTGGATGTTCATTGTTAGCCCTGCATGTTTAGTTTCTGCCTTCATAGCCTTTGAACTTCTGTTCCCTTTTTCCCTCagtaaaattacagaaacatcCTTAAAACAATAACTAGAAGTGGGTAAGGTCATTGTTCCATGTGGGCATGAAAAGAAGGGCCTGGAAGGAATTCCGTATGGAAAGGGgagaagcaagaaaagcagagagagggaaaataattttgaggcTTGAAATTGAGAGCAAACAGCTTGATTTGGAGTATGATCTTGATCTTACTCTGCATGACGGGGTGCTGGGGAAAATCTGAAAGTGTGGCATTAAAGGGGGGGGACCCATAAGTTCCTGGTTGGTTGAGTCTTTAAACTGCATAGCAAGTTAAATGAACTGTTCACAGAGTAACATGACAAAGTCTGTGAAACGTCTTTGTTCAGGGGTCTGTCACGATGAGCTACTTGACCTAGCCAAATGCCACTTCGGTAACTTGCCGTCTGCTCCAGAAGGAGGGCTGCCACCCCTGCCGCCCTGTAGCTTCACGGGCAGTGAGGTAAGCAGCTCAACGGCTTTTCGAGCTGGCCCTTTATCCCCTGCGAGCACACGCTGCCTGCTGAGGAGAGCTTCTCAGCTGCGCACTTAGCAGATTACAAGGCTTCTTGCCCACAGTGAGGGCAACTGGAGTagctgctttccaaagcagGACTTACCAAGTTTTCTTGGGCAAGCCTCGCTGCCACCACTTCCTCTGCCTCATCAGGTCCTGAGGGAATACCTCCCTTACCCCTGCTGCTACTTTCCTTTCGTTGCCTGGCCTGCACTGTGAGAGCATTTCCTCTTTCTGGGAGTCACTGATTTAAAGGGTATGGCGGAGAGCCAAGGCATCTGTGTTCCATTCCCAGCTGgattcagattttgaaaagccATCAActttccttgctgctgtttgtcaTAAAATTCCTTGTAATGCCCTCTTTATGTTCGTGGTGTTAGGCTTCCCGTTTGGCAAGTGCTCTGACATGGCCAGAGCATGGCTAATTAAGGCCAATGGTAAATAAAGCTCCGTGCACTTTAATTTTCGGTTCTCTGTGTGCATGCTTTCTGATACAGACGGAATGGAAATGGCTGTCTCCTGAGATTTAACTTGCCGCGTACGTTACCGCGTGCAGGTTGCACTACAGCTGCTTTCGTGTGCTCCCACAGATCCGTATAAGAGACGACAAGATGCCCTTGGCGCACTTGGCGATAGCCGTGGAAGCAGCTGGCTGGGCTGACCCAGATACGATCCCCCTTATGGTAGCAAACACTCTGATAGGTAACTGGGACCGCTCCTTCGGAGGAGGCGTGGTGAGTGAACCTGCAAGCACCTTCCTGGTGTTAACGAGGTTGTCTGCCTGGGGTACTGCCAGTACTGACCCCCTCAGTCGTATCTGAGGGCGTTGACGTGACTTCGTGGCTCTTTCTGAAGCAGGGTGAGGGAAGCCAGCCCGGAGGCTGAAAGACTTTGTTGCCCAATATCTAAGGAAGTTTTAGGAAGTGATTTTAAATTGCCAAAATAGTGGTGACTCGAGGTCTGTCAGCCCTCATGGAATGTTTCATACCTGTACGTCATCGGAACATGGGGGTATCAGTAGCTGTCCCTTTCTCGAACCTCTGTGGCTTTATGATCTGGGCTGTTATTTGGAAGCTATTTGGACTACATGCAAGGGAAGACATTGTTGAGATGAAGAACTGATACTTGACTGCATAGCTTCTGCTGGAGCCTGTGAGACTGCTGCATGTTCTGTCACATTGAAAACAGGAGACTAGTAAGCTTTCAGAAAACgaacaaaatatgttttctcttgcttcagCAGAACTTATCCAGTAAGCTTGCTCAGATTGCCTGCCATGGTAACTTGTGTCATAGTTTCCAGTCCTTCAACACCTGCTACACTGACACGGGGCTGTGGGGCCTCTACATGGTCTGTGAGCCATCAACTATCCAGGACATGGTACACTTCGTTCAGAGAGAATGGTAAGCAAACAACGGTTTCtctaaaaagattattttccgTGGACaaataaccttttaaaaatagtaattatttaaagagcctatttctatttctctgcTTAGGCTTGCCTGGGAAAAATAAACGCATCTAGTTCTAAACTTTGACAGTTGAGATGCACAGTCCCAGCAGCCAGTTTCTGTCACCCTTACTTAGAATGAATAATTTAGGGTTTAGGCTTGTTTTTTGCCCTAGAATAAGAATTGCTACTACTACTAACTACAGTTCACATTGCTTTTACAAGGTAAATAggcagtgattttctttttgtcttgcaaGTGACAGGAGTTATAAAAATGCGTTAAACCCGTTAGAATGCAATTAAGTCAGCATGCAGTACCCATGAACTGCATGTTTGACAACTGAAAgtaaatattcagaataatGAATGAGCATAATGAGAGTGCAATTACCTTTAAATACCATTACTAGTTAACCGTTCTACAGTTACTGGCCCACGTGGCACaccaggtggtggtggtgttacACAGAGCTCTAGTGAGTACatgggaaaatgaaattatgtcaAGTAGATGAGCTGTTATGTGGAATTCTAAAAATTGGGACTATAGATAATTTCATTAATCTAAGGCCTTAAATCTAATTTGAAAATGTCCATAGGGGCACTGCTAATACTTGAACTGCAGATGTGATCAGAAAGAGACGTGTTATTTAAGGGCATTGACTTGAAGTGgctgaagttaaaagaaaacttgaaaccGAGGAGTTTCTTTAATCACACAGAGCACTTCTCATATACCATTATTCTGAGATCTCTGTAAACAACTCTTAGGTAAATATATCATTTTAGCTGTCTGCTTGCTGCAGTTTAGCACCAGGGAAGATGCGAACCATTCTTGTGCTATAATGTGTTAAGATATCTGCTGCATCCCTCTGTCTTCCTAGTGGAGTCTTCTCTATGAGGTGTGATGTTATTTATACAGTTCTCCTCTCTTACCAAGCGCCAGGAAGTAATGGCTTGCCTTCTGGGCTAATTACCTCTAACTGCTTGGCTCCCATTATCTTACCAACAGCCATTCTCAAGCTAGCAAGCATGGACTGCACGTGGCTcaaaactttaataaaatgaaatgtagctcttctaagaggaaaaacttgtttttagACTGAATATTGGTATGCTTCCAGAAAAACCCTATCCTTATGCTGCTTCTATGAGTCCTGTGGCTTATTTTCATACCAAGAACTCGTCAGCTCTCTCTGTAGAAAAGATGTGCGTGGGTAGGTGTACTCGGTGCCTGTGGTGGAGGTACACAACCATCTTGTGTGCTACGCGTTCGCATTATTTAATGCTTTTggatttaaactgtttttcaggatAAGACTTTGCACAAGcgttacagaaaatgaagtagcTCGAGCAAAAAATCTTCTAAAGACAAATATGCTGCTACAACTTGATGGTGAGACCCAGAGAGCTTTTTATTCTTACTTCTTACTACTCTATGCTGGTAACTGAAGTGGGTTTTCCCGTTTTAGGCTCCACCCCAATCTGTGAAGACATTGGAAGACAAATGCTCTGTTATAAGCGCAGAATCCCAATTCCAGAACTTGAAGCAAGGATTGAAGTAAGTGGCACTCCTCTTGGAATTCTTTGATTAGGCCCTTACTGTAGTAATTTAACTTCTTAGTTATTAATTGTTATAGGAAGAAACAGTACAGAGTTTAGACTGTTTCCAGGGGAGAATACTTTCAACTGTTCTGTCTCCTGTTCCTCTGGattatacaaaagaaattaagatcACTGACTTAATACTTTTTTAAGACAGGTTTAGTAACAAAATATGTCTCTCTAACCCTTTCAGGCTATTGATGCCCAGACTATTAGAGAAGTTTGCACAAAGTACATCTAT
This genomic window from Cygnus olor isolate bCygOlo1 chromosome 1, bCygOlo1.pri.v2, whole genome shotgun sequence contains:
- the PMPCB gene encoding mitochondrial-processing peptidase subunit beta isoform X1; this translates as MAAPTARLAARRLFLPWRSRLLRSPGPGNRCVHVGAGRFRVSKAATEVVLNVPETRVSPLENGLQVASEDSGLSTCTVGLWIDAGSRYENEKNNGTAHFLEHMAFKGTKKRSQLDLELEIENMGAHLNAYTSREQTVYYAKAFSKDLPRAVEILADIIQNSTLGEAEIERERGVILREMQEVETNLQEVVFDYLHATAYQKTALGRTILGPTENIKSINRNDLVEYITTHYKGPRIVLAAAGGVCHDELLDLAKCHFGNLPSAPEGGLPPLPPCSFTGSEIRIRDDKMPLAHLAIAVEAAGWADPDTIPLMVANTLIGNWDRSFGGGVQNLSSKLAQIACHGNLCHSFQSFNTCYTDTGLWGLYMVCEPSTIQDMVHFVQREWIRLCTSVTENEVARAKNLLKTNMLLQLDGSTPICEDIGRQMLCYKRRIPIPELEARIEAIDAQTIREVCTKYIYDKHPAVAAVGPIEQLPEYNKICSGMYWRHE
- the PMPCB gene encoding mitochondrial-processing peptidase subunit beta isoform X2; this encodes MAAPTARLAARRLFLPWRSRLLRSPGPGNRCVHVGAGRFRVSKAATEVVLNVPETRVSPLENGLQVASEDSGLSTCTVGLWIDAGSRYENEKNNGTAHFLEHMAFKGTKKRSQLDLELEIENMGAHLNAYTSREQTVYYAKAFSKDLPRAVEILADIIQNSTLGEAEIERERGVILREMQEVETNLQEVVFDYLHATAYQKTALGRTILGPTENIKSINRNDLVEYITTHYKGPRIVLAAAGGVCHDELLDLAKCHFGNLPSAPEGGLPPLPPCSFTGSEIRIRDDKMPLAHLAIAVEAAGWADPDTIPLMVANTLIGNWDRSFGGGVNLSSKLAQIACHGNLCHSFQSFNTCYTDTGLWGLYMVCEPSTIQDMVHFVQREWIRLCTSVTENEVARAKNLLKTNMLLQLDGSTPICEDIGRQMLCYKRRIPIPELEARIEAIDAQTIREVCTKYIYDKHPAVAAVGPIEQLPEYNKICSGMYWRHE